A single region of the Chroococcidiopsis thermalis PCC 7203 genome encodes:
- a CDS encoding DUF305 domain-containing protein, protein MTLTFGTLVAAKMPAKADAPAPRNRLTIVEIRLLRDLIDGHNFAVQMAQVCVEKASRNELKSLCEQVIEAQQQEIQQMRSWLSNWYGINYQPTANNFGRDVVKQLESLSGSEFEIEFMKTLTTHHWGAIEFAGEIIDRAYHNEFIELASNVVIQQANEITQLRSMLSKNYGIQYNGATGAGSSSMEPEPSLLAPGASR, encoded by the coding sequence ATGACACTTACTTTTGGTACGCTTGTTGCTGCCAAGATGCCAGCTAAGGCAGACGCACCCGCACCAAGAAATAGACTCACAATAGTAGAAATTCGCCTGCTCAGAGATCTAATCGACGGTCATAACTTTGCAGTTCAGATGGCGCAAGTATGCGTAGAGAAAGCATCGCGTAATGAATTAAAATCGCTTTGCGAGCAGGTAATTGAAGCTCAGCAACAAGAAATCCAACAGATGCGGTCTTGGCTGAGTAATTGGTATGGAATTAACTATCAACCGACTGCAAACAATTTTGGTAGAGATGTCGTGAAACAGTTGGAGTCGCTGAGTGGTAGCGAGTTCGAGATTGAGTTTATGAAGACATTAACCACGCACCACTGGGGTGCAATTGAGTTTGCTGGAGAAATTATCGATCGCGCCTATCATAATGAATTCATAGAACTTGCCTCGAATGTCGTTATTCAACAAGCAAACGAGATTACGCAGTTGCGAAGTATGCTCTCGAAGAATTATGGCATTCAATACAATGGTGCTACTGGAGCGGGTTCATCGTCAATGGAGCCTGAGCCATCACTGCTTGCTCCTGGTGCATCTCGTTAG
- a CDS encoding precorrin-8X methylmutase has translation MKRQDLTIKQLTEAVGNGITPRMVRHYHTLGLLPQPQRSASNYRLYTQRDVQQLRQVVALKQQGFQLSHIQQLLKSDLETEVDSTAIAQLQQQYHTIIQQLARLRQTAAALEGVLGRDRECQTIQAEALAQLRLLEVETQSGVGELEKLWHRLDAETTAHPEAFQESLQRLLPNLSDRSEIEVDLLSKLVLACGDVSLVQFVRQSRDAIAAARDALKTGCQVVGDVTPVVAALDRTRLAHLKCPVETLIADSHIISAVEAEQAFWNDEQWQERLQKLANGCVLAIGYAPSVLMSVCESIEQGQLQPALVVAMPIGFSHAPAAKRRLIRSGVPYITIEGTLGGGLLAAVAVNALVESTIEKPDCHCYLSSL, from the coding sequence ATGAAAAGGCAGGATTTAACGATTAAACAACTGACAGAAGCGGTGGGGAATGGCATTACGCCTCGAATGGTGCGGCACTACCACACCTTGGGGCTGTTGCCCCAACCTCAACGTTCAGCCAGCAACTATCGCCTTTATACTCAACGTGACGTGCAGCAACTGCGGCAGGTGGTGGCGTTAAAGCAGCAGGGTTTTCAGCTCTCCCACATTCAGCAACTACTCAAAAGCGATTTAGAAACCGAAGTCGATTCAACGGCGATCGCGCAACTACAACAGCAATACCACACCATCATCCAGCAGTTAGCTCGTCTGCGACAGACCGCCGCCGCACTCGAAGGAGTCTTGGGACGCGATCGCGAATGTCAAACGATCCAGGCAGAAGCCCTTGCCCAATTGAGATTATTGGAAGTTGAAACCCAAAGTGGGGTTGGAGAGTTGGAAAAACTTTGGCATCGCCTAGATGCAGAAACTACTGCCCATCCAGAAGCCTTCCAGGAATCTTTACAGCGTTTGCTACCCAATTTGAGCGACCGTTCCGAGATTGAAGTTGATTTGCTCTCTAAGCTCGTACTCGCGTGTGGCGATGTCAGTTTAGTGCAGTTTGTCAGGCAAAGCCGAGATGCGATCGCTGCGGCTCGCGATGCTCTCAAAACAGGGTGTCAAGTCGTAGGCGATGTTACACCAGTAGTTGCTGCCCTCGACCGAACGCGCTTGGCGCATCTGAAATGTCCGGTTGAAACTCTAATTGCTGACTCACACATCATCAGCGCAGTAGAGGCGGAGCAAGCCTTCTGGAACGACGAACAATGGCAAGAGCGCTTGCAGAAGCTCGCGAATGGCTGTGTCTTGGCGATCGGGTACGCTCCTTCGGTTTTAATGTCTGTCTGCGAATCGATCGAACAAGGTCAGCTTCAACCTGCACTTGTCGTTGCGATGCCGATTGGCTTTAGTCACGCGCCTGCTGCCAAACGACGGTTGATCCGCTCCGGCGTTCCCTACATCACAATCGAGGGAACGTTAGGCGGTGGATTGTTAGCAGCAGTGGCAGTGAATGCGCTTGTGGAATCTACGATCGAGAAACCAGACTGTCATTGCTACTTGTCATCATTGTGA
- a CDS encoding heavy metal translocating P-type ATPase: MQRHHEQHGHQQPQQEYIGHDEHQRQLADARQDLHEARQQHSHHDRHAGHSPEIFQRRFFICLVLSLPVLYYAPMFQMWFGYRAIAFPGSEWVAPILSTVIYFYGGWVFLRGAWREFHSKIGMMTLIALAITVAFIYSLAVSFGLRGEPFYWELVTLVDIMLLGHWIEMASVQGASRALENLAELVPSVAHRLVNGRVEDVQVDTLQHNDLILVRPGEQIPIDGEVTEGASSVNEAFLTGESRPVTKQVNDEVVAGAVNGDGALTVKVTRTGEQTTLSQIVRLVEEAQSSKSRYQALADRLAYWLTLIAIAVATLTFIVWLAFGPDSTFAINRAVTVLVIACPHALGLAIPLVIVNATAMSAKHGILVRSREAFERARNIQTIAFDKTGTLTEGQFGVQRIYTDKIDELKALGIAATLESLSEHPLAQAIVQEADRRQIQFTKGEDFQAIPGSGVEGTVNNQRYRVGRPEWVRDLKLAFPAALQAGLEQSESRGESAIVLMDEQQVLAVFGLADRVREPAREAVARLQEMGVQVVMITGDAEAVAKTVAEDLNIDRYYARVLPQDKASIIRRLKAEKPTAFVGDGINDAPALTEADLGLAIGAGTNVAIESADLVLINSSPLDATYALKLAKATYNKMLQNLFWATGYNVIGIPLAAGVAYSFGILLSPAVGAIFMSVSTVVVSINAMLLRRLRLREEWH; the protein is encoded by the coding sequence ATGCAACGCCATCACGAGCAACACGGGCATCAGCAACCCCAGCAAGAATACATTGGACATGACGAACATCAGAGGCAGCTTGCTGATGCCCGTCAGGATTTGCATGAAGCTCGACAGCAACATTCCCACCACGATCGGCACGCAGGTCATAGCCCAGAAATCTTTCAGCGACGATTCTTCATCTGCCTAGTGCTAAGTTTGCCCGTGCTGTACTACGCGCCCATGTTTCAGATGTGGTTCGGGTATCGCGCGATCGCGTTTCCTGGTTCGGAGTGGGTTGCCCCGATTCTCAGCACAGTCATCTACTTTTATGGCGGTTGGGTTTTTCTGCGAGGGGCATGGCGTGAATTTCACAGCAAGATTGGCATGATGACGCTGATTGCGCTCGCTATCACTGTTGCCTTTATTTACAGTCTTGCTGTTTCATTTGGACTGAGAGGCGAACCATTTTATTGGGAATTGGTAACACTTGTTGACATCATGCTGCTAGGGCACTGGATCGAGATGGCATCGGTTCAGGGAGCAAGTCGAGCCTTAGAGAATTTAGCAGAACTCGTGCCTAGCGTGGCACATCGTTTGGTCAATGGACGAGTTGAGGATGTTCAGGTCGATACGCTACAACACAATGACTTAATTCTAGTTCGTCCTGGCGAACAAATTCCGATCGATGGCGAAGTCACAGAAGGTGCTTCGAGTGTAAATGAAGCTTTTCTCACAGGCGAATCCCGCCCAGTTACCAAGCAAGTCAACGATGAAGTGGTTGCCGGAGCCGTAAATGGAGATGGCGCGTTGACCGTGAAAGTCACTCGAACAGGCGAACAAACTACTCTTAGTCAGATCGTGCGCCTGGTTGAGGAAGCGCAAAGCTCTAAAAGCCGCTATCAAGCATTAGCGGATCGATTAGCGTATTGGTTGACGCTAATCGCGATTGCAGTTGCAACGCTGACCTTTATTGTTTGGCTGGCATTTGGTCCCGATAGTACTTTTGCGATTAATCGCGCTGTAACAGTATTAGTGATTGCTTGTCCGCACGCATTAGGCTTAGCGATTCCCCTCGTGATTGTCAATGCAACAGCGATGTCGGCGAAACATGGAATTTTGGTTCGCAGTCGAGAAGCGTTTGAGCGAGCAAGAAACATTCAAACAATTGCATTCGATAAAACTGGAACATTAACGGAAGGACAATTTGGGGTTCAACGAATTTATACTGATAAAATTGATGAACTCAAAGCGTTAGGAATCGCGGCAACGCTAGAATCGCTCTCCGAACATCCTCTGGCTCAAGCGATCGTGCAGGAAGCAGATCGTCGCCAGATTCAATTTACAAAAGGCGAAGATTTTCAAGCAATTCCTGGTAGCGGTGTGGAAGGCACGGTAAACAACCAACGTTATCGAGTCGGTAGACCTGAATGGGTGCGCGATTTGAAGCTAGCATTCCCAGCAGCCTTACAAGCGGGATTAGAGCAAAGTGAGTCGCGGGGAGAAAGCGCGATCGTCCTCATGGACGAGCAGCAAGTGCTAGCTGTTTTTGGATTAGCCGATCGAGTGCGGGAACCTGCAAGAGAAGCTGTCGCGAGATTGCAGGAAATGGGTGTGCAGGTGGTGATGATTACGGGCGATGCAGAAGCGGTTGCCAAGACCGTTGCGGAGGATTTAAACATCGATCGCTACTATGCCCGCGTGCTACCGCAAGATAAAGCCTCAATTATCCGCAGACTCAAAGCCGAAAAACCGACTGCGTTTGTGGGAGATGGGATTAATGATGCGCCTGCTCTCACCGAGGCAGATTTAGGACTCGCGATCGGGGCTGGAACCAATGTCGCGATCGAGTCCGCAGATTTGGTATTAATTAATAGTAGTCCCCTCGATGCCACCTATGCATTGAAGTTGGCAAAAGCGACCTACAATAAAATGCTGCAAAATCTATTTTGGGCAACGGGTTACAACGTCATTGGCATTCCTTTAGCCGCAGGGGTCGCTTATTCCTTCGGAATTTTGTTATCTCCAGCGGTGGGTGCTATCTTCATGAGCGTTTCGACTGTTGTTGTTTCGATTAATGCCATGTTATTACGTCGGCTTAGACTCAGAGAAGAATGGCACTAA
- a CDS encoding efflux RND transporter periplasmic adaptor subunit → MLKPYRPRSSAPLRRISGAIVSLAILMAPVTVLAHGGHGDEFQGGGSEATQTTDSIQIDAETAKRLGIKVEPVSRQRLAVGLKTTGQIETLPNKQVEVTTPISGAKVAQLLVQPGASVQVGQPVAVISTPDLVELRVTSQEKRAEAQADLQKAQADLRLAQQNYQRFSQIAAAEIAQAQSQVDFAQEKSDKDRVLLTKGAIPRRQALESETQLAEANAELTTANSRRDVIAAEADLKRAQSSVQVAQSRLNLSDAAYQTRLQQLGAKANALGQVTVTAPISGRVADREVTIGQSFQDAGGKLMTIVNDSRVYATANIYEKDLDKVKKGQSVKVTVASMPNRTFTGRIAVIGSVVEGETRVVPVKAEIDNSSGVLKPGMFAQLEVLTDRTSTALLAIPSSAVVEANGKQLVYIQNGNAYQATEVTLGQTSGDTIEVKSGLFEGDAVVTQRAPQLYAQSLRGGGKEAPAADGEAEAPQASNPEKSPASTTAGAQFPWWLAGAAGGLAIGTAAFAAGAIWSGRRTKSQLVPASTGLTYEADEYPTNGNGSIRSTYHTSKPTERVESVSSDESSSMNDNHHPRSQQSEVTDRK, encoded by the coding sequence ATGCTCAAACCATACCGTCCCCGATCGTCTGCACCGCTTCGCCGCATCTCTGGGGCGATCGTCAGTCTCGCAATCCTGATGGCTCCCGTAACTGTGTTAGCTCATGGCGGACACGGAGACGAATTTCAAGGAGGAGGAAGCGAGGCAACTCAAACAACTGACTCGATTCAAATTGATGCCGAAACTGCCAAGCGACTGGGAATCAAAGTAGAACCAGTTAGCCGACAGCGATTAGCAGTAGGGCTAAAAACGACCGGACAAATTGAAACTCTGCCCAACAAGCAAGTAGAAGTCACGACACCGATTTCGGGAGCTAAAGTAGCCCAGTTGTTAGTGCAGCCTGGTGCTTCCGTGCAAGTAGGTCAACCCGTTGCCGTTATCTCTACTCCCGATTTAGTAGAACTGCGCGTAACTTCCCAGGAAAAGCGAGCGGAGGCACAAGCAGATTTGCAAAAAGCGCAAGCAGACCTGAGACTAGCGCAACAAAACTATCAGCGTTTCTCGCAAATTGCCGCAGCAGAAATTGCCCAAGCACAAAGCCAAGTAGACTTTGCCCAAGAAAAGTCTGACAAAGACCGAGTTTTATTGACTAAAGGTGCAATTCCCCGTCGCCAAGCCCTAGAATCCGAAACTCAACTAGCAGAAGCTAATGCTGAACTTACCACAGCTAATAGCCGCCGAGACGTAATCGCAGCCGAAGCCGATCTCAAACGCGCTCAGTCATCCGTGCAAGTGGCTCAGTCCCGCCTCAACCTCAGCGATGCTGCATATCAGACTCGACTGCAACAACTTGGTGCAAAAGCCAATGCTCTGGGACAGGTAACAGTTACGGCTCCCATCTCTGGTAGAGTTGCCGATCGCGAAGTCACTATCGGTCAATCTTTCCAAGACGCAGGTGGCAAGCTGATGACAATTGTGAACGATAGTCGGGTTTATGCTACAGCTAACATTTATGAAAAAGATTTAGATAAAGTTAAAAAGGGTCAGTCAGTCAAAGTCACGGTTGCTTCCATGCCTAATCGCACTTTCACCGGACGCATTGCCGTAATTGGCTCGGTGGTGGAAGGTGAAACGCGGGTAGTACCTGTCAAAGCCGAGATCGATAATTCTAGCGGAGTTCTGAAGCCAGGAATGTTTGCCCAACTAGAAGTGCTAACGGATCGGACATCGACCGCACTCTTGGCAATTCCCAGCTCGGCTGTGGTGGAAGCTAATGGTAAGCAATTGGTTTACATCCAAAATGGTAATGCTTATCAAGCAACTGAAGTCACTTTAGGTCAAACATCTGGAGACACGATCGAAGTGAAAAGCGGCTTATTTGAGGGAGATGCGGTCGTTACCCAACGTGCGCCCCAACTTTACGCACAGTCTTTACGGGGAGGTGGAAAAGAAGCTCCAGCAGCAGACGGAGAAGCCGAAGCACCTCAAGCAAGTAACCCAGAAAAAAGCCCTGCCTCTACAACAGCAGGAGCGCAATTTCCTTGGTGGTTGGCAGGAGCAGCAGGAGGATTAGCAATTGGTACTGCTGCTTTCGCAGCAGGTGCTATTTGGTCTGGTCGTCGCACTAAATCTCAGCTCGTGCCAGCATCTACAGGACTGACTTACGAAGCAGATGAGTATCCTACCAATGGTAATGGTTCTATTAGATCGACCTACCATACCTCCAAACCAACCGAGCGAGTAGAATCTGTTTCTAGTGACGAATCATCCTCGATGAACGACAACCATCATCCAAGGAGCCAGCAGTCGGAAGTTACTGACCGAAAGTAA
- a CDS encoding glycoside hydrolase family 24 protein: MTISLSTIYQCRFTILLVQVVLKHSSKKAKLFPSNNSKKFKWQAIIVGILTLASLILLWQVFWQRKISINNGEYIPPALAMTGGNPYIRALMRTISASEAQDSNPYTLLYGGEHFWDLNRHPNRCITIISGPHQGECTTAAGRYQLLTSTWQKKVRQYHPKHLKGNTISYSFEPELQDRVVYVWLSDRHAWGNDIAALLKQGKLEQVLQLLSGTWTSLGYGIENNSITPRLTWIYQKILAEELAQVNSASIRKKPDIRH; the protein is encoded by the coding sequence GTGACGATCTCTTTGAGTACAATTTATCAGTGCCGTTTCACAATTTTACTGGTGCAAGTGGTGCTAAAACACTCTTCAAAAAAAGCTAAACTCTTTCCTAGTAATAACTCCAAAAAGTTTAAGTGGCAGGCGATAATTGTTGGAATATTAACTCTAGCTTCGCTCATTCTTCTTTGGCAGGTATTTTGGCAACGCAAAATCTCTATTAATAATGGTGAATATATCCCACCAGCCTTGGCAATGACAGGAGGAAACCCTTACATTCGAGCGTTGATGCGGACTATTTCGGCAAGTGAAGCTCAAGATTCTAACCCTTATACTCTACTTTATGGTGGCGAACACTTCTGGGATCTCAACCGCCATCCAAACCGATGTATCACAATTATTTCTGGTCCGCATCAGGGTGAGTGTACGACAGCAGCAGGTCGCTATCAACTTCTGACTTCTACATGGCAGAAGAAAGTTCGGCAGTACCATCCCAAGCACTTGAAAGGAAATACAATTTCTTACAGTTTTGAGCCGGAATTACAAGATCGGGTAGTATATGTATGGCTGAGCGATCGCCATGCTTGGGGAAACGATATTGCCGCCCTTCTCAAGCAAGGAAAACTGGAGCAGGTTTTACAACTTTTGTCCGGTACTTGGACGAGTCTCGGCTACGGTATAGAAAATAATTCAATCACGCCCAGATTAACGTGGATTTATCAGAAAATACTTGCTGAAGAATTGGCTCAAGTAAATTCAGCTTCTATACGGAAAAAGCCAGATATTCGGCACTAA
- a CDS encoding DUF305 domain-containing protein, which translates to MQPNSANTKFLALTLAAIASMTSGLLATGSSVSAKDSKTSNTNPHAKQNMQHGGNMMQHGNTNASGDMQNMQHGGGMMGNGMSMDLGPADANYDLRFIDAMRMHHQGAIQMAKEAQQKSKRPEIKKLASSIIADQNREINQLQQWRQAWYPKAGDKPMAYDTKMGRMMQMSSNQMQGMMMMGDLGAADSKFDLRFMNAMIPHHEGAVTMAQDALKKSKRPEIKQLAKDIIAAQQKEIAQMKQWRKAWYNQ; encoded by the coding sequence ATGCAACCTAATTCTGCGAACACTAAGTTTTTGGCGTTAACTCTGGCTGCGATCGCCTCAATGACAAGTGGTTTACTCGCTACTGGCTCTAGTGTCTCGGCAAAAGACAGTAAAACTTCAAACACCAATCCTCATGCCAAGCAGAACATGCAGCATGGCGGCAATATGATGCAGCATGGCAATACTAATGCTTCTGGTGATATGCAGAACATGCAGCATGGCGGCGGTATGATGGGCAACGGTATGTCAATGGATTTAGGTCCAGCCGATGCTAACTACGATCTGCGGTTCATTGATGCGATGAGAATGCACCATCAAGGTGCAATCCAGATGGCAAAAGAAGCACAGCAGAAATCGAAGCGTCCTGAGATTAAAAAACTAGCGAGTAGCATTATTGCCGATCAAAATCGTGAAATCAACCAGTTGCAACAGTGGCGACAAGCCTGGTATCCCAAAGCAGGAGATAAACCGATGGCTTATGACACTAAGATGGGACGCATGATGCAAATGTCTTCTAACCAGATGCAGGGCATGATGATGATGGGCGATCTAGGGGCAGCTGATTCTAAGTTTGACCTGCGCTTCATGAATGCGATGATTCCTCACCATGAAGGTGCGGTGACAATGGCTCAAGACGCGCTGAAAAAATCAAAGCGACCGGAGATCAAGCAATTGGCAAAAGATATTATCGCTGCACAACAAAAAGAGATCGCCCAAATGAAGCAATGGCGCAAAGCTTGGTATAACCAGTAG
- a CDS encoding efflux RND transporter permease subunit, whose translation MLSAIIRWAIARRWLVILGAIVLTFWIFRTIVQMPLDVFPSFAPPQVEIQTETPGLAPEEVESLVTLPIESAINGTPGVSAVRSASAAGISVVKVIFNWGTDIYQARQLVTERLQQAQAKLPDGVETPQISPISSPIGTVLQYAFTSQTTSLMEVRRIVDWQVTNRLLAVPGVSQVVAYGGDVRQYQVLVDPAKLKAFNVSLESVVTATREANVNAPGGYFITPDREKLIRGIGRIESIADLKRSAIAARQGTPVTIQDVAEVQIGAAIKRGDGSFNGQKAVIVMINKQPLADTPTVTRAIEKAMEEIKAGLPKDIQVTATFRQESYIDSSIENVRSALFEGAIIVAIILIPFLMNWRNLVVCLVALPLSLLLGVWALSLLGQGLNTMTLGGLAVAIGSAVDDAIVDAENVYRCLRENKYSPHPRPVLSVVFDGCQEVRDSVFGATIITLVVFSPVFALSGVEGSIFIPMGIGYIVAVLASSVIALTVTPALCAILLPYGRLPQREPWVARFFKRLYQPLLNFSLRRSGIILAFAAASLVATILIVPSLGRIFLPEFQEQTLVNTLMLYPGTSLETTNQAGEAIQAALKGDRRFPFVQLRSGRAPGDADAAGVNLAHLDVQLSAAGMSDRQGSIETLRQEFAKLPGVAPNIGGFISHRMDEVLSGVRSAIALKIFGPDLEQLRTLGSQVNEVMKSVEGIVDLQLEPQVPVEQIQIKFDRDAAARYGHTVGQLSEIVETALNGQVVSQVLEQQQTFDLVVWLRPDARQNLDAIRNLLIDTPDGNKIPLAQVAAIDNGTGPNTINRENVSRLLVVAANASGRDLRSVVNEIQAKVRQQVQIPPGYYIQYAGQFEAEERATQNILVSSAIAFVVITVIMYLSVKSIPSTATIVINLPLALVGGVISVALTGGIISIASLVGFVTLFGVATRNGLLLVDNYNTKFAEGMAFKDVLIQGSMERLNAILMTAFTSALGLAPLVLSGGAGKEILQPLSIVVLGGLFTSTALTLIVLPALYVKFGKFLIPKRNPSVVKDSTAIGVSFEQ comes from the coding sequence ATGCTCAGTGCTATTATTCGGTGGGCGATTGCTCGACGTTGGCTGGTGATTTTGGGTGCAATTGTCCTGACATTTTGGATATTTCGCACTATCGTCCAGATGCCGTTGGATGTATTTCCTAGCTTTGCACCCCCGCAAGTGGAAATACAAACCGAAACTCCTGGACTTGCCCCTGAAGAAGTTGAATCCCTGGTAACGCTGCCAATTGAAAGCGCGATTAATGGAACTCCAGGGGTGTCTGCGGTACGTTCTGCTTCTGCGGCGGGAATTTCCGTTGTCAAAGTTATCTTCAACTGGGGAACGGACATTTACCAAGCGCGGCAGTTGGTGACAGAACGGCTGCAACAAGCTCAAGCCAAACTTCCCGACGGAGTGGAAACACCGCAAATTTCTCCGATTAGCTCTCCTATCGGCACTGTTTTGCAATATGCCTTTACTTCCCAAACAACGAGTTTGATGGAGGTGCGACGCATTGTTGATTGGCAGGTGACTAACCGCCTCTTAGCTGTCCCTGGCGTGAGTCAAGTGGTGGCGTATGGCGGTGATGTGCGTCAGTATCAAGTGCTAGTCGATCCAGCCAAACTCAAAGCCTTTAATGTCTCCCTAGAAAGTGTTGTCACAGCTACCCGCGAGGCAAATGTTAACGCTCCTGGGGGCTATTTCATCACTCCCGATCGCGAAAAATTAATTCGAGGAATTGGACGGATTGAATCGATTGCAGATTTGAAAAGATCGGCGATCGCTGCCCGTCAGGGTACTCCGGTCACGATTCAAGATGTTGCCGAAGTACAAATTGGCGCAGCCATCAAGCGGGGAGACGGCAGCTTCAACGGTCAAAAGGCAGTTATCGTAATGATTAACAAACAGCCGCTTGCCGATACTCCCACTGTCACTCGTGCGATTGAAAAGGCAATGGAGGAGATTAAAGCAGGCTTGCCAAAAGATATTCAAGTGACTGCGACATTTCGTCAAGAAAGCTATATTGATTCTTCAATTGAAAATGTTAGATCGGCTTTATTTGAAGGCGCGATTATCGTGGCGATTATTCTGATTCCATTTTTGATGAATTGGCGCAATCTGGTTGTTTGTTTAGTGGCGCTGCCTTTATCTTTACTACTAGGAGTGTGGGCGCTTTCTTTACTCGGACAGGGTTTAAATACGATGACTCTAGGCGGGTTAGCAGTGGCGATTGGCTCTGCTGTTGATGATGCGATCGTCGATGCTGAAAACGTCTACCGCTGTCTGCGAGAAAACAAATACTCGCCCCACCCGCGCCCAGTGCTGAGCGTTGTGTTTGATGGTTGTCAGGAAGTACGAGATTCGGTATTCGGAGCCACTATAATTACGCTAGTTGTTTTCTCCCCAGTTTTTGCCTTGAGTGGTGTAGAAGGCAGCATCTTTATCCCGATGGGTATTGGCTACATAGTGGCGGTTCTGGCTTCTAGCGTCATCGCACTGACAGTCACCCCAGCTTTATGTGCGATTTTATTGCCTTACGGTCGCTTGCCCCAAAGAGAACCTTGGGTGGCAAGATTTTTTAAACGGCTTTATCAACCTTTGCTCAATTTCTCCTTGCGGCGTTCTGGAATTATCTTAGCTTTTGCTGCTGCAAGTTTAGTAGCAACAATTCTGATTGTCCCCAGTTTAGGACGAATATTTTTACCGGAATTTCAAGAGCAAACTTTAGTCAATACCTTGATGCTTTATCCAGGTACATCTTTGGAAACGACGAACCAGGCTGGAGAAGCAATTCAAGCGGCGCTCAAGGGCGATCGCCGATTTCCTTTCGTGCAGTTGCGATCGGGACGTGCCCCAGGCGATGCAGATGCGGCTGGAGTCAACTTGGCACATTTAGATGTCCAGTTGAGCGCAGCAGGAATGAGCGATCGCCAGGGGAGTATTGAGACTCTGCGACAGGAATTTGCGAAATTACCAGGAGTCGCGCCCAATATTGGCGGTTTTATTTCACACCGGATGGATGAGGTGCTGTCGGGAGTCAGAAGTGCGATCGCACTCAAAATTTTTGGACCCGATTTAGAACAACTCCGTACCCTTGGCAGCCAAGTGAACGAGGTGATGAAATCTGTTGAGGGAATTGTCGATCTGCAACTCGAACCGCAAGTCCCAGTCGAGCAGATCCAAATTAAGTTCGATCGCGATGCAGCTGCGCGTTACGGTCATACAGTCGGACAGCTTTCCGAGATTGTCGAAACGGCACTCAACGGACAAGTGGTGTCTCAAGTTTTGGAGCAGCAACAGACCTTCGATCTCGTCGTGTGGTTGAGACCCGATGCGCGGCAAAATTTGGACGCAATTCGGAATTTATTAATTGATACTCCTGATGGGAATAAAATTCCTCTCGCCCAAGTTGCTGCAATCGATAACGGCACTGGACCAAATACGATCAATCGCGAGAATGTTTCCCGTCTACTCGTCGTTGCGGCTAACGCTAGCGGGAGAGATTTGCGTTCTGTAGTGAACGAAATTCAAGCCAAAGTTAGACAACAAGTACAAATCCCTCCTGGTTACTATATCCAGTATGCCGGTCAATTTGAAGCAGAAGAAAGAGCCACACAAAATATTCTCGTCTCTAGTGCAATAGCTTTTGTAGTTATTACAGTGATTATGTACCTCTCAGTCAAATCTATTCCTTCTACAGCTACGATCGTGATTAATTTACCTCTAGCATTAGTTGGAGGAGTTATTTCAGTAGCTTTGACTGGAGGAATTATTTCTATTGCCTCCCTCGTTGGCTTTGTCACCCTATTCGGAGTTGCTACCCGTAACGGTCTATTGCTGGTAGATAATTACAACACTAAATTTGCTGAAGGTATGGCTTTTAAAGATGTCCTGATTCAGGGTTCTATGGAACGGCTCAATGCCATTTTAATGACGGCTTTCACCTCAGCTTTAGGCTTAGCACCCCTAGTCTTGTCAGGCGGAGCAGGAAAGGAAATTCTGCAACCACTTTCTATTGTGGTGCTAGGTGGATTGTTTACTTCTACAGCCCTGACGTTGATAGTTTTACCTGCTTTGTACGTCAAGTTCGGTAAGTTTTTGATACCTAAGCGAAATCCGTCAGTTGTAAAGGATAGTACAGCAATTGGAGTTTCTTTTGAGCAGTAA